The following proteins are co-located in the Piscirickettsia litoralis genome:
- a CDS encoding ATP-binding protein has product MLFDPSSEQHYAQLSANCIKSVLLTIAVVAIIYFLPHSQAVNIATMLFLADTLFSASVWGFIPGILGTILGLFIYDYYFTLPYYSLHVSESDQLLRFSAFITLSIFVSALTARTRAIALSAQQKEKAMQLLFHYAQKVTHINHQDSLFQQLINHLHKVYPTNFLILLPKDNNLQIYSLPGKQSYLKPHEYQAAQQCWQTTQSTGYKSETHTALSWRFEPLLANQCLGVIAIRRLKANNALSDDRLAIIHALIATTATVLSKHQLAKIQERNHILEEADNLRQALLSSLSHDLKTPLASIMGSLETLKNKSQQLDQTTQRELASLAYSESDRLHRYINNLLNMMKLEADVLKPNLQLCDIEDIIDSACRRLKQQLKPYSLNIQCPEQACLAQLDPILTEQVLINLIENACKYSELGQEITIKLHEEKQTQTFKLSIIDQGQGLSEEQLRQVFNLFYRAEQTDRTDGTGMGLTICQGVLKAQQCSVQATSPGKNLGSQFTITIPKSASKLLISN; this is encoded by the coding sequence ATGCTTTTTGACCCTTCTTCTGAACAACACTATGCCCAACTCAGTGCAAATTGCATAAAATCAGTGCTATTAACCATTGCGGTTGTTGCAATAATTTATTTTTTACCGCATAGCCAAGCTGTCAACATCGCTACCATGCTCTTTCTCGCAGACACATTGTTTTCTGCTTCGGTCTGGGGCTTTATTCCCGGCATTCTCGGCACCATTTTAGGCTTATTCATTTACGACTATTACTTCACCCTCCCTTATTACTCCTTACACGTCTCAGAATCAGATCAGTTACTACGCTTTAGCGCGTTTATCACTTTGTCTATCTTTGTCAGCGCATTAACCGCAAGAACAAGAGCCATTGCACTCTCTGCTCAGCAAAAAGAGAAAGCCATGCAACTGCTTTTTCACTATGCACAAAAAGTCACCCATATCAACCATCAAGACAGTTTATTTCAACAACTTATCAATCACTTACACAAAGTCTATCCAACAAACTTTCTCATCCTACTGCCCAAAGATAACAATTTGCAGATTTATAGTCTTCCAGGCAAGCAAAGCTACCTTAAACCTCATGAGTACCAAGCGGCCCAACAGTGCTGGCAAACAACTCAAAGCACAGGCTATAAAAGCGAGACCCACACTGCTCTTTCTTGGCGTTTTGAGCCTCTGCTTGCCAATCAATGCCTAGGGGTGATTGCCATACGCCGCCTTAAGGCAAACAACGCACTTTCTGATGACCGACTGGCAATTATCCATGCATTAATCGCCACAACAGCAACGGTACTCTCCAAACATCAACTCGCCAAAATTCAAGAACGCAATCATATTCTTGAAGAAGCAGATAATCTTAGGCAAGCTTTGCTCTCTTCACTCTCCCATGACTTAAAAACACCATTGGCCTCGATTATGGGGTCGCTGGAAACACTTAAAAACAAATCGCAACAGCTTGACCAAACCACCCAAAGAGAACTTGCTTCTTTAGCTTACAGCGAGTCTGATCGGCTTCACCGTTATATTAATAACTTACTTAACATGATGAAATTAGAGGCCGATGTATTAAAGCCTAATTTACAATTATGCGATATCGAAGATATCATCGATTCAGCCTGCAGGCGCCTAAAGCAACAACTAAAACCTTACTCTTTAAACATTCAATGCCCCGAGCAAGCCTGTCTTGCCCAGCTTGACCCCATACTCACAGAACAAGTCTTGATCAATCTAATTGAAAACGCCTGTAAATATTCAGAATTAGGCCAAGAAATTACCATCAAACTGCACGAAGAAAAACAAACTCAAACATTTAAACTTTCCATCATTGACCAAGGCCAAGGCTTAAGCGAAGAACAACTCAGGCAAGTGTTTAATTTATTTTACCGTGCCGAACAGACAGACCGTACCGATGGCACTGGCATGGGGCTCACCATTTGCCAAGGCGTTTTAAAAGCACAACAGTGTAGTGTTCAAGCAACAAGTCCGGGCAAAAACTTGGGTAGCCAATTTACCATTACTATCCCAAAATCTGCTTCAAAACTATTAATCAGTAATTAA
- the flgH gene encoding flagellar basal body L-ring protein FlgH, protein MRKTRDIVFLLAITGLMSGCSYIVGPEPGDPRYAPIPPATAHIPEYQGGAIYQTRYGSSLYNTIMPFQVGDILTVEFNESNKASKKADNKIEKKDELAMDGTALPSPAKSIPVLGRLVDENWTVSQERKFQGKGDAKQENSLTGSITVTVSRILANGNLMVRGEKWMKLNSGQEYIRLSGIVRPDDVDSTNTVQSTKIADARIAYSGTGSFADSSRQGWLSRFFGSVIWPF, encoded by the coding sequence ATGAGAAAAACCAGGGATATTGTTTTCTTGTTAGCAATAACAGGGTTGATGAGTGGCTGTAGCTATATTGTTGGACCAGAGCCGGGTGATCCGCGTTATGCGCCGATTCCTCCAGCGACTGCGCATATTCCAGAATATCAAGGTGGTGCGATTTATCAAACACGCTATGGCAGTTCTTTATACAATACGATTATGCCTTTTCAAGTCGGTGATATTTTAACGGTTGAATTTAATGAAAGTAATAAAGCCTCGAAAAAAGCAGATAATAAAATCGAGAAAAAAGATGAACTTGCTATGGATGGAACGGCTTTACCTTCGCCGGCCAAATCAATTCCGGTATTGGGCCGTTTAGTGGATGAAAACTGGACAGTGAGCCAGGAAAGAAAATTCCAGGGTAAAGGCGATGCGAAACAGGAAAATAGCTTAACGGGATCGATTACTGTGACGGTCTCCCGTATTTTAGCCAATGGCAATTTAATGGTCCGTGGTGAGAAATGGATGAAGTTAAATTCTGGGCAAGAGTATATTCGTTTATCGGGTATCGTGCGTCCTGATGATGTGGATTCAACAAATACGGTGCAGTCGACAAAAATTGCAGATGCCAGAATCGCTTATAGTGGCACCGGTTCGTTTGCAGATTCGAGTCGACAGGGTTGGTTGTCACGTTTCTTTGGCAGTGTGATTTGGCCATTTTAG
- the flgN gene encoding flagellar protein FlgN encodes MRSICALLDKKLILLKQLLDLLEQETIALQNLTHTELQHLANSKESCLDQLNPLAIEHENLLKEKNYSCTHEGMLSYIHQEMAGKEQTQAKELWLDIQLALKKCKQINEANGLVIQVNQAQLSSLLNVVKGCEENTYGPQGEKESTASIKGSRSTA; translated from the coding sequence ATGAGAAGTATTTGTGCTTTATTGGATAAAAAATTAATACTACTCAAACAATTGCTTGATTTATTAGAGCAAGAAACGATTGCATTACAAAACTTAACTCACACAGAGCTACAGCACCTAGCTAATTCAAAAGAGTCTTGTTTGGACCAGCTTAATCCGCTTGCAATAGAGCACGAAAACTTACTTAAAGAAAAAAATTATAGTTGTACGCATGAAGGTATGCTCAGCTACATTCACCAAGAAATGGCAGGCAAAGAACAAACTCAAGCAAAAGAGTTGTGGTTAGACATTCAACTCGCTTTAAAAAAATGCAAACAAATCAACGAAGCGAATGGGCTTGTTATCCAAGTCAATCAGGCTCAGCTCTCATCATTACTCAATGTTGTTAAAGGCTGTGAAGAAAACACTTACGGTCCACAAGGTGAAAAAGAAAGCACTGCGAGTATCAAAGGCTCTCGCAGCACCGCATAA
- a CDS encoding flagellar hook-basal body complex protein, producing the protein MSFNIALSGLQASSQDLSVISNNIANASTIGFKKSRAEFGDVYQTSGSGSAIGSGVQSLSVSQDFGQGPQKNTGRNLDLRINGEGFFRMSDGGALKYSRAGAFHLDKDGFIVNSLENNLTGFTVDANGALTGAVGNLQISTANQQPKATANITLEMNLDAEATVPTVEFARGFTPTTPPDTNSYNKLENTVIYDSLGTSHILSKYFVKTNIDNRWDVYIGIDGTDVTPAAAAAPSVTVTNPANNTGNNQGSLPIPSPTATNWNNYSPFTVVFDNLGKFIANDPNTPPQLVQTPIAYSPSTNAYDGVNPPGSENLTITPALNNPWKMTAPVTDPTTLKGPNGNNLAVEVRNASGGFTSYNVAAMTGSGNATARRISDAVNATATLSGLVDAYAYTEFELGEYFPGSATATATFNLTAAATNGSNTQAITIPGGTNVAGVLAAINGVGNATTALTGVYAVARDVAGDTGNAARKRIVLISDGFDAGGTQLGATAQDLSGHNITLTMTNTSTSP; encoded by the coding sequence ATGTCATTTAACATAGCTCTAAGTGGTTTACAAGCATCATCACAAGATCTAAGTGTGATTAGTAATAATATTGCGAATGCTTCGACGATTGGCTTTAAAAAGTCACGTGCTGAGTTCGGTGATGTTTATCAAACCTCAGGTTCAGGGAGTGCGATAGGTTCAGGTGTACAGAGCTTGAGCGTCTCACAGGACTTTGGTCAGGGACCGCAGAAAAATACCGGAAGAAACCTTGATTTACGGATTAATGGCGAAGGCTTTTTCCGCATGAGTGACGGTGGTGCCTTGAAATATAGTCGTGCCGGTGCATTTCATTTGGATAAAGACGGTTTTATTGTTAACTCTCTTGAAAATAATTTAACCGGCTTTACCGTCGATGCGAATGGTGCATTAACCGGGGCGGTGGGTAATTTGCAAATCAGTACTGCGAATCAGCAGCCCAAAGCAACCGCAAACATAACCTTAGAGATGAATCTAGATGCTGAGGCGACAGTGCCAACGGTCGAGTTTGCACGTGGCTTTACACCAACAACACCACCTGACACGAATAGCTATAATAAGCTTGAAAATACGGTGATTTATGACTCACTCGGGACGAGCCATATTTTATCAAAATATTTTGTAAAAACGAATATTGATAATCGTTGGGATGTTTACATCGGGATTGATGGTACAGATGTCACTCCTGCGGCAGCGGCGGCGCCCTCAGTCACTGTGACAAATCCAGCTAATAATACCGGCAATAACCAAGGTTCTCTTCCTATTCCTTCACCAACGGCAACAAATTGGAATAATTACTCCCCGTTTACCGTTGTTTTTGATAACCTCGGTAAATTTATAGCAAATGACCCTAATACCCCTCCTCAATTGGTGCAAACACCGATTGCTTATTCACCCTCTACCAACGCCTATGATGGTGTTAACCCTCCTGGCTCTGAAAATTTAACAATTACCCCGGCGCTAAATAACCCATGGAAGATGACTGCCCCAGTGACAGATCCGACAACGCTTAAAGGGCCTAATGGTAATAATTTAGCTGTTGAAGTTCGTAACGCTAGTGGGGGCTTTACATCTTACAATGTCGCGGCGATGACAGGGTCAGGGAATGCAACAGCACGAAGGATTTCTGACGCAGTTAATGCAACAGCAACATTAAGCGGTTTAGTCGATGCTTATGCTTATACCGAATTTGAACTTGGTGAATACTTCCCAGGCTCGGCAACAGCAACGGCAACATTTAATTTGACCGCAGCAGCAACTAATGGATCGAACACACAAGCGATTACAATCCCGGGAGGAACGAATGTTGCGGGTGTGCTAGCCGCAATTAATGGCGTAGGAAATGCAACGACGGCTTTAACGGGAGTTTATGCGGTTGCAAGAGATGTTGCAGGGGATACAGGTAATGCGGCACGCAAGCGGATTGTGTTAATTTCAGATGGGTTTGATGCTGGAGGGACACAATTGGGAGCGACTGCGCAAGATTTGTCAGGGCATAATATTACTTTAACGATGACAAATACATCAACAAGCCC
- a CDS encoding flagellar basal body rod protein FlgF, producing the protein MDHGIYIAMNGAKQAFNKLAINNNNLANASTTGFREDLQQFRAQPVFGEFFPSRAYSMVERPGYRAEAGPLITTGRNLDAAIKGEGWFAVLAPDGNENYTRRGDFKLTPEGALLTGDGHPVVGDGGPILLPPASDIQIAENGRILIKAAGVQNAEFTVVGQLKLVNAPNESMNKNNYGLFQFGENTPLLVDPNVVIQSRILEGSNVNSVAALVNSIEISRQYETQVKMIAAMRSNAQESVRIMQI; encoded by the coding sequence ATGGATCATGGAATTTATATTGCAATGAATGGTGCCAAGCAGGCGTTTAATAAACTTGCAATAAATAATAATAATTTAGCCAATGCCTCGACCACAGGGTTTCGTGAAGATTTACAGCAATTTCGTGCACAACCTGTATTCGGTGAGTTTTTTCCAAGTCGTGCTTATTCTATGGTTGAGCGCCCAGGATACCGTGCTGAAGCAGGGCCTTTGATTACTACAGGTAGAAACCTGGATGCGGCGATTAAAGGCGAAGGTTGGTTTGCTGTTTTAGCGCCTGATGGTAATGAAAACTATACTCGCCGTGGTGACTTTAAACTCACACCCGAAGGTGCTTTGTTAACCGGAGATGGTCATCCGGTGGTTGGGGATGGCGGCCCGATTCTTTTGCCACCAGCATCTGATATTCAAATTGCTGAAAATGGTCGGATTTTAATTAAAGCGGCGGGTGTTCAAAATGCTGAATTTACAGTTGTTGGTCAACTAAAGCTCGTCAATGCGCCTAATGAAAGCATGAATAAAAACAATTATGGCCTGTTTCAGTTTGGTGAGAATACGCCTCTTTTGGTCGATCCTAATGTCGTGATTCAATCACGTATTTTAGAAGGAAGTAATGTGAATTCTGTGGCGGCGCTGGTCAACAGTATTGAAATTTCTAGGCAATACGAGACTCAAGTGAAAATGATCGCGGCGATGCGCTCAAATGCACAAGAGTCGGTACGCATTATGCAAATTTAG
- the flgG gene encoding flagellar basal-body rod protein FlgG: MIPALWISKTGLDAQNLKLQVVSNNLANVSTTGFKKDRAVFQSLFYQNVRQAGAENAEGVRLPSGLMLGRGVAVGATLKQHDPGTVQITNRTLDVRINGRGFFQITMPDGTTQYTRSGQFTRNENGTLVTAEGNPLVPQIDVPQDALTVTIGVDGQVSATTPGAVTPTVLGTIQLATFVNDAGLEPQGNNLFKETVASGAPTLGDPDSDAYGSTRQGELEASNVNVVEELIGLIETQRAYEMNSKSISTADGMMQFLNQTI, encoded by the coding sequence ATGATTCCAGCATTATGGATTAGTAAAACCGGGTTAGATGCTCAAAATTTAAAGTTACAGGTTGTTTCTAATAACCTTGCTAATGTTAGCACGACAGGCTTTAAAAAAGACCGTGCGGTGTTCCAAAGTTTATTTTACCAAAATGTTCGCCAAGCCGGTGCTGAAAATGCTGAAGGGGTGAGGTTACCCTCTGGGCTGATGCTCGGTCGGGGTGTTGCGGTGGGAGCAACCCTAAAGCAGCATGACCCTGGAACGGTGCAAATTACCAATCGAACACTGGATGTTAGAATTAATGGTCGTGGCTTTTTTCAAATTACTATGCCCGATGGCACGACTCAATACACACGCAGTGGGCAATTTACGCGTAATGAAAATGGAACTTTAGTCACTGCTGAAGGTAACCCTCTGGTGCCACAAATTGATGTGCCCCAGGATGCATTAACGGTCACCATCGGTGTTGATGGTCAAGTGTCGGCAACCACACCCGGGGCCGTGACACCGACAGTCTTAGGAACGATTCAGTTGGCAACCTTTGTTAATGATGCGGGACTGGAGCCACAAGGAAATAATTTATTTAAAGAAACCGTTGCCAGTGGCGCACCGACCTTAGGTGACCCTGATTCGGATGCTTATGGCAGCACGCGCCAAGGTGAACTAGAAGCGTCGAATGTGAATGTGGTTGAGGAACTCATTGGTTTGATTGAAACGCAAAGAGCCTATGAGATGAATTCTAAATCAATATCGACCGCAGATGGCATGATGCAATTTTTAAATCAGACAATTTAA
- a CDS encoding flagellar hook assembly protein FlgD: protein MMAGIDSSTSVADLYKNLGLTSTETTLEKKELGQDDFLKLLTTQLKHQDPMQPQENGEFLAQMAQFSTVDGINSINDAVGSLVAELKSTSALQASALVGRSVLAQSDKGLLIEGEEFKADIEVPKNAKGIKVNIFTDGGSLVKQIDVGDLADGNYSFVWDGKDESGNLMPPGRYQFAAEAQVEDQTQQLSLSVYANIDSVILGRNGEETQVSLSGIGQVKLSDIKQLG from the coding sequence ATGATGGCAGGGATTGATTCAAGTACTTCAGTTGCAGACCTTTATAAAAACTTAGGGCTAACATCAACAGAGACGACACTAGAAAAAAAAGAACTCGGCCAAGATGATTTTTTAAAATTATTAACAACACAGCTGAAGCACCAAGATCCGATGCAGCCGCAAGAAAATGGTGAGTTTCTCGCACAAATGGCGCAATTTAGCACCGTCGATGGTATCAACAGTATTAATGATGCGGTCGGTAGCTTGGTTGCTGAATTAAAATCAACAAGTGCATTACAAGCTTCGGCATTGGTTGGCCGCTCGGTTTTAGCTCAATCTGATAAGGGCTTATTAATTGAAGGTGAAGAGTTTAAAGCGGATATCGAAGTGCCGAAAAATGCAAAAGGCATTAAAGTCAATATCTTTACTGATGGCGGTAGTTTGGTCAAACAAATTGATGTGGGTGATCTTGCTGATGGAAATTACAGCTTTGTTTGGGATGGCAAGGATGAAAGCGGCAATTTGATGCCGCCAGGGCGTTACCAGTTTGCTGCAGAAGCACAGGTTGAAGATCAAACTCAGCAATTATCATTATCGGTGTATGCCAATATTGATAGCGTTATTTTAGGTCGCAATGGTGAAGAAACACAGGTAAGTTTATCAGGAATAGGACAGGTGAAACTATCAGACATTAAACAATTAGGTTAG
- the flgA gene encoding flagellar basal body P-ring formation chaperone FlgA: MCFRILTCALLLIFSLNSHAQEDIQNYATLKKIAYHYLYGQVRLHTKQFQIEINKPTSKVRLKACSADQLAPFLPAHQKLLSTRSVGIRCPEHDWVTYLPVKLTVYSQVIVAREQIPRNTLIRRDQLALKTILYRELRPNYYQNFDYLIGRNTKYPIKSGSIISEYSLKKEYMVQRGERVQIRAKINNIRVTSLGVALQNALRGQQVEVKNIQSQKVIKGKATSKGVVDVIY, encoded by the coding sequence ATGTGCTTTCGAATTCTAACTTGTGCTTTATTATTGATTTTTTCTCTAAATAGCCATGCACAAGAAGACATTCAAAATTATGCCACTTTAAAGAAAATTGCTTATCACTATCTCTATGGGCAAGTTAGGCTTCATACCAAGCAGTTCCAAATTGAAATTAATAAACCCACCAGCAAAGTACGATTAAAAGCCTGCTCAGCAGATCAACTTGCCCCCTTCCTGCCAGCTCATCAAAAATTATTATCAACACGCAGTGTCGGCATTCGCTGTCCAGAGCATGATTGGGTGACTTATTTACCCGTTAAACTAACTGTTTATAGTCAAGTGATTGTTGCCAGAGAACAAATTCCACGAAACACCTTAATCCGTCGTGACCAACTTGCACTAAAAACCATACTTTACCGTGAATTACGTCCTAATTATTATCAAAACTTTGATTATTTAATTGGTAGAAATACAAAATATCCAATAAAATCAGGCAGTATAATTTCTGAATATTCCTTAAAAAAAGAATATATGGTACAACGAGGAGAGCGAGTGCAAATTCGTGCAAAAATAAACAACATCAGAGTGACCTCGCTAGGAGTCGCCTTACAAAATGCATTACGAGGCCAACAGGTGGAAGTAAAAAACATACAATCTCAAAAGGTTATCAAGGGCAAGGCCACAAGCAAGGGCGTTGTTGATGTAATTTATTAA
- a CDS encoding flagellar basal body rod C-terminal domain-containing protein — MIRLTVHGNRCLHPLPQECEISFSPDRAPGRGVQVLGIVESDAPLEQRFDPDHPMANEEGYIFLPNVNPVEAMVNMISASQSYRVNVEAFNTSKQLMQQTLRLAQQ, encoded by the coding sequence TTGATACGACTTACCGTTCACGGCAACCGGTGTTTGCACCCATTGCCGCAGGAATGCGAGATAAGTTTTTCCCCCGATCGTGCGCCAGGGCGAGGTGTGCAGGTTTTAGGTATTGTTGAAAGCGATGCACCTTTAGAGCAACGCTTTGATCCGGACCACCCGATGGCAAATGAAGAAGGTTATATCTTTTTGCCCAATGTGAATCCGGTTGAAGCGATGGTCAATATGATTTCTGCATCACAATCATATCGGGTCAATGTAGAGGCTTTTAATACATCCAAGCAGCTCATGCAGCAGACGCTTAGGTTAGCGCAGCAGTAG
- a CDS encoding flagellar hook-basal body complex protein, with the protein TVSGDFRFSGSEAAAMGFETGRIYEAVVDQKNSDVMTINWTPTTAGPATQPTDPQAITIDMATSTQFGDPFAVTDKNQDGFTTGRLSGIEVDKSGIIFARYSNGQSSTLGKLALVNFPNENGLSPVGNTQWVESFSSGQPLIGEPQTANFGSIEALTLEDSNVDLTQELVSMIIAQRNFQANAQTIRTSDQVTQTIINIR; encoded by the coding sequence AAACAGTGTCGGGTGACTTTAGGTTCTCAGGTAGCGAAGCCGCGGCAATGGGATTTGAGACTGGGCGAATCTATGAGGCTGTGGTTGATCAGAAAAATTCAGATGTAATGACGATTAACTGGACACCGACGACGGCAGGACCTGCAACACAGCCGACAGATCCACAGGCGATTACGATCGACATGGCAACATCGACCCAATTTGGTGATCCATTTGCGGTAACTGATAAGAACCAGGATGGTTTTACAACGGGCAGGCTGTCTGGAATTGAAGTCGATAAATCAGGAATTATTTTTGCCCGATACAGTAATGGACAGTCGAGCACCCTAGGTAAGCTCGCGCTAGTGAACTTTCCTAATGAAAATGGTTTATCGCCAGTGGGTAATACTCAATGGGTGGAAAGCTTTAGCTCAGGGCAGCCGCTGATTGGTGAGCCGCAGACGGCAAACTTTGGTTCCATCGAAGCGTTAACATTAGAAGATTCCAATGTTGATTTAACGCAAGAGCTGGTTTCGATGATTATTGCACAGCGTAACTTCCAAGCGAATGCGCAAACGATTCGAACCTCAGATCAAGTAACACAAACCATTATTAATATCCGTTAA
- the flgB gene encoding flagellar basal body rod protein FlgB, which translates to MINFDKIVGTHENALYLRNQRLKTISDNLANVDTPHYKAKDFNFNKALENATSHIDRDIRLSRTNNRHIKLTIPFSGIDLKYRNPFQPSLDGNTVELEVEQAKFAENAMRYQATLAFLGKKFSGIKNAFKNE; encoded by the coding sequence ATGATTAACTTTGATAAAATTGTTGGAACGCATGAAAATGCGCTTTATTTAAGAAATCAGAGGTTAAAAACAATTTCTGATAATCTGGCCAATGTAGATACGCCACATTATAAGGCAAAAGACTTTAACTTTAATAAAGCACTAGAAAATGCAACCTCACATATTGATCGAGATATTCGGTTATCACGAACGAATAATAGGCATATTAAATTAACGATTCCATTTTCGGGAATTGATTTAAAGTATCGCAACCCATTTCAGCCATCTTTAGACGGTAATACGGTAGAGCTAGAGGTTGAGCAAGCTAAATTTGCAGAAAATGCAATGCGTTATCAGGCGACACTTGCATTTTTAGGGAAGAAGTTTTCTGGCATAAAGAATGCATTTAAGAACGAGTAG
- a CDS encoding peptidylprolyl isomerase, which translates to MFEKSTHKESQDRLTAVFNTSEGSFEIELYAKECPETVWNFVNLAEGRQDTSKEGPFYNGLNFHRIISGFMIQGGCPEGSGMGGPGYQFEDECSSELRHDGAGVLSMANAGPGTNGSQFFITLGAQPHLDGRHTVFGKVSSGLDIVNKIGQVPTGFMDKPVDEVVIESVEIKR; encoded by the coding sequence ATGTTTGAAAAATCAACACACAAAGAATCACAAGATCGCTTAACAGCTGTATTTAATACGTCTGAAGGTTCTTTTGAAATCGAGCTTTATGCCAAAGAATGCCCTGAAACGGTATGGAACTTTGTCAATCTAGCAGAAGGTCGTCAAGATACCAGTAAAGAAGGTCCGTTTTATAATGGCTTGAACTTCCACCGTATTATCTCTGGTTTTATGATCCAAGGTGGCTGCCCTGAAGGCAGTGGTATGGGGGGCCCGGGTTATCAATTCGAAGATGAATGTTCTTCTGAATTACGCCACGATGGCGCAGGTGTATTGTCGATGGCAAATGCCGGTCCTGGAACGAATGGTTCCCAGTTCTTTATTACCTTAGGCGCTCAGCCTCACTTGGATGGCCGTCATACGGTATTTGGTAAGGTATCATCAGGTCTTGATATTGTTAATAAAATTGGCCAGGTTCCAACCGGTTTCATGGATAAGCCTGTTGATGAAGTGGTGATTGAATCTGTTGAAATTAAGCGTTAA
- a CDS encoding type II toxin-antitoxin system death-on-curing family toxin, whose translation MEKIIWLTSAIIIDIQNSSLNSGEDKGIRDRKLLEAAVAGVENAYGYYEHSSELDYTEEFYCAAQYAFKIGNFHPFYQANKRTAFISALTFLRMNGIVIREMNYKNAAIMTYALVASDTMGGVEVTVELYASWLNCFKVKGQLIPKLMSLEKMLSTR comes from the coding sequence ATGGAAAAAATTATTTGGCTTACTTCTGCTATCATAATTGATATTCAGAACTCCTCTCTAAACTCTGGTGAAGATAAAGGCATCCGTGATAGGAAACTTTTAGAGGCTGCTGTGGCAGGGGTAGAGAATGCTTATGGTTATTATGAACATAGTTCTGAATTAGATTACACTGAAGAGTTCTACTGTGCTGCTCAGTATGCCTTTAAAATTGGAAATTTTCACCCATTCTATCAAGCTAATAAACGTACAGCCTTTATTTCAGCTCTGACCTTCCTTAGAATGAACGGGATTGTTATTAGAGAAATGAATTATAAAAATGCAGCTATTATGACCTATGCTTTAGTTGCCTCAGATACAATGGGTGGTGTTGAAGTTACAGTGGAGTTATATGCGAGCTGGTTGAATTGTTTTAAGGTCAAGGGGCAACTTATTCCTAAGTTGATGTCTCTTGAGAAAATGTTGTCCACTCGATGA
- a CDS encoding response regulator transcription factor has protein sequence MKKPIASVLIIDDESQIRRLLKITLGAEGYHVLEANNAKNGIKEAQIHQPELIILDLGLPDQDGYHVLQTLQQQGHHQCIVLSARNDENEKVKLLDAGAIDYITKPFSMSEFMARIRVALRVQTQQSKGSATIETHGFTIKLSQKSVFFDQEKINLTNKEYELLELLAQHKSQVIPYQILTSTLWPNHQEDAEHYLRTYIRKLRKKLAEKTDNTLIETIAAIGYRLN, from the coding sequence ATGAAAAAACCAATTGCCAGTGTATTAATTATTGATGATGAATCACAAATCCGTCGCTTATTAAAAATCACGCTAGGTGCTGAGGGCTATCATGTACTCGAAGCAAACAATGCAAAAAACGGTATTAAAGAAGCACAAATTCATCAACCTGAACTCATCATTTTAGATTTAGGGCTACCCGACCAAGACGGCTATCATGTCCTACAGACTTTACAACAACAAGGCCATCATCAATGCATCGTTTTATCTGCACGCAATGATGAAAATGAAAAAGTAAAACTACTCGATGCCGGCGCAATTGATTATATTACTAAGCCTTTTAGCATGAGTGAATTTATGGCACGTATTCGTGTCGCCTTACGTGTACAAACTCAGCAAAGCAAAGGCAGTGCCACGATAGAAACGCATGGCTTCACTATTAAACTCTCACAAAAATCGGTATTTTTTGATCAAGAAAAAATAAATCTAACTAACAAAGAATATGAATTACTTGAATTGCTTGCTCAGCATAAAAGTCAAGTCATTCCCTATCAAATACTCACCAGCACGCTATGGCCCAATCATCAGGAAGATGCGGAGCATTACTTAAGAACTTATATCCGTAAACTGCGCAAAAAGCTTGCTGAAAAGACGGATAATACCCTCATAGAAACTATTGCTGCAATTGGTTATCGACTAAACTAA